The DNA window GTCGGTTTTGCCTTCTTTTTTGAGCATTTTGCCGCCTTCCTGGCCGTGACCCGGTGGGTTGATGGCGGTGAGCAGCAGGCCGGTCAGGGCGAGCAGGCCGGGGAGTTGAGCGAGACGGGTCATGGGGTTTGGATGATGGAGAAGCGGTTGCCGCAGGTACGGCGGCCCGTATTTTCAAACTTGCTTTGTTAGCCCAGCTGCAAGCGAAACAGCGTGGAAAGCGTGCCCGCCACCAGAGCCCAGGCCATGCCCGTAAGCAGGTACTGTTTGGCAATGGTCTTGGGGTCCTGGCTGAATACGTAGCGAAACAGCCAGTGCGGCGTTTCGTGGTCGGCCGGGGGGGCGGCGGGCAACGGGGTGCTAGGCACCGGCATCGGAAGCGAAGGAATAGCCATGCGAATGCGGGAAAGCAAGGTGGAATAGTGAAAACCAAGAGCCATTTGCCCGTCCTGCTGAGCGCAGCCGAAGCAGGACGTTCTTCGTGTTTGCTTTCCGGCCGCCAACGCCCGGCCTATTCCCAGCCGTTGCGGCGGAAAATGGCGTGCCCGTCGGCCGACTGCAGAAAGGCCACGAACTGCCGGGCCGCGGCGGCCTGCGTGGTGCGCTGGGTGAGGGCAATGGGCGTGCCCCGACTCACGCGCTGGTCGCGGGGCAGGCGCACGAGGGCCGAGCCGGGCAGGCGCGGCTGCCAGGAGGCATAGGTTATCCAGGCGTCGTAGTCCTGGGGCTTTTGCTGCCAGAGGTCCACGGCCTCGGCGCTGGTTTTGACCGACGTTTTGGTGTTGTGCTGCAGGTTGCTGATGAGGGCGCTGCTGCGGGCCATGTCCTCGGTCATGCCCATCTGGCCGGCCCCGTTCACGTCGAGCAGGCGCACGCCGGGCCGGGCCAGGTCTTCGAGCCGCTTGATGTGCAGCGGGTTGCCGGGGCGCACCAGCACCGCCGACTCCCGGGCGTAGAGGCTGGTGCGGCTGGCTTCGTCGATAAAGCCGGGGTGGGCCAGCGCCGTTTGGGTGAGCATGTACTCGGCCCCGCCGTACACCAGGTCGGCGTCCTGCTGCGCCTGGGCCAGCCACTTGGGCTCGGGGCCGGCCGTGACGGCCACGTCCAGGCCGGTTTGTTTGGTGAAGGCGGCGGCGCATTCCTTCATGGCCGTGGCCGGGCCGCCGGGGCCGTACAC is part of the Hymenobacter sublimis genome and encodes:
- a CDS encoding substrate-binding domain-containing protein, whose product is MSPALLAAAPAAAQTLHVYGPGGPATAMKECAAAFTKQTGLDVAVTAGPEPKWLAQAQQDADLVYGGAEYMLTQTALAHPGFIDEASRTSLYARESAVLVRPGNPLHIKRLEDLARPGVRLLDVNGAGQMGMTEDMARSSALISNLQHNTKTSVKTSAEAVDLWQQKPQDYDAWITYASWQPRLPGSALVRLPRDQRVSRGTPIALTQRTTQAAAARQFVAFLQSADGHAIFRRNGWE